Part of the Ochotona princeps isolate mOchPri1 chromosome 15, mOchPri1.hap1, whole genome shotgun sequence genome, ACTGACATGCGGCCCCCAAGATCGTTGctgaaggtttttttgtttgttttttgacaaGTCTGTGTTACCGATCATAATTAAGTTCAATTCATAATTCTCtagctccaatccagctccctgctaatggtgggaaaagcagcagatatgGCCCCACTACTTGCGCCCTTGCTACTCATATGAAAGGCTGAAAAGAAACTCCTgccttggggcccggcgcaatagcctagtagctaaattcctcactttgcacacaccgggatcccatacgggcgctggttctaatcccggcagccctgcttcccttccagctccctgcttgtggcctgggaaagcagttgaggacggcccaaagatttgggaccctgcacccgcatgggaaacccagaagagctcctggctcctggcttcagctcagttcagctcagctcagctccagccattgcagtcacttggggagtgaatcagcggacggaagatattcctttctgtctctccctgtatatctgcctttacaataaaaatagataaatattacaaaacagaaagaaaaattcctgCCCCCTGGCTTTAGCCcgctgcagccccagctgttccagctccttggacattgaaccagcagatggaagatatctctctataactctgccttccaaataaataactcaGTCTTTAAAAAGAGCTTCCAGAAAGTGCCAATAATGCTGTTGGTGTGGACCATATGATGAGCAGCAAGGATATTGATATTATCTTCAAGTTCTGGATGAAAAAACTGGCACAGCCTGACTTGACAAAATGATACAAGCAGTAAATGGTAGGATGGTAATTTGATCTCGTTTTCTTTTCTACTTCAAAGCTCAACAAgtgaaaagtcagaaaaaaagagCTCTGTTtcaactttttgtgtgtgtgtcattttttgagcagcagaaaaagagatctcTCACCCGCTAGTCCACTCTTTCTATCTCTTCAGTGGGCTGAAGCGGGGAGCTGGGAAAGCATGCCAGGGTGTAGGAACTCGCTGCTGCCCCCCAGAGCTgtaggcagccaggagccagagcccacCCAGTATGGAGCCAGGCAAGTCCAGAGTGAGGCGCGGTCGCCACTGCCTGCTCGGGGAGTTAAATGGCCACGTGCCAGGAGCTCCTGAGCCGGTCAGTGCCCCAGTGCGTTGATAGCGGCATCCAGGATGAGATCACAGAGTCGCAGCGTTCACCCTGTTGGCGCTCCTCAGGCTGGCCCTCCTGCTGCAGCACATGTCCAACTGCcctttgcttttctctgttgCAGGTTCATTGCCAAACCCTGTGCACTCCATGTTGGCATTGAGGACGGAGGGCCTGCTCTGGTCCCATCCAATGCCATCCTTGAAAAGGTGTTTGTATCCATTACCAAGGTAAGTGGGCAGAGAAACAGGAGAATTCCAGGGGTGGAGGGCGTTGCTCCGCTGGGCAGGGAAAGGAGACAGAATGGGGTGGCCTTTAACGTGGGAGTAGTCCCCGCAGCCTGGAAGGCCCACCCTACACAGGCCCAGCAGTCATCTCCACCTCTTTCCCCAAATCACATCATAActtatgtttttctttgttcCAGCCTCTTTTGCTACTTAGTTGCATGTCAGAATGGGCGTGGTACGGGTGACCTTTAGAGTTTGGGTTTTaatgtctttgttttttaatctgctTGGACTTGAGGGTGAAGACCCACACGGATGTGTGCGTGCGCAGTAAAGGCCCGTGACTTACAAGATAGGGCTTCTCGCTAACAGTGACTGTGGGATGAAACCTGGGATGGTACCCATCGGTTGAGCCAGTGTAGTTCTCACCCTGCTGCCAACTAGCGAGGCAGAGGGGTGGAGTGAGGAGGAGCCGGAGGAGAACTGAGTGGTCCACCTCTGGTCCTATATCCACAGTATCCTGATGAGCAAAGGCTGCAGGGCCTAGCCAAGCAACTGGACTGGGATGTCCGAAAAATCCAGTGCTGGTTTCGCCACCGGAGGAACCAGGACAAGCCGCCAACGCTCACCAAGTTCTGTGAAAGCATGTAGGTGTGCAGAGGGAGGTGGGGCCGGGAGGGGTGGGACACAGCCGGGGTGCTCTCTTTGGCTGTCCTTCCCACTAGGGTGCtaggtgtgcagggggaggcgGGGCCGGGAGGGGTGGGACACAGCCGGGGTGCTCTCTCTGGCTGTCCTTCCCGCTAGGGTGCTAGGCTGTGGATGGGAAGGGCTGACTCAGATGTTACAGGGAAAAGAGAACAGAACTAGAAAGCTTGTCACCTTCAGTCCCGCACAGCCAGATGTGgctccatttttttctcccattacCCAAATGGATTCAAAGTGACTTCTGCAACTTTGCACATCTTGATGGGGACAATAGCAGCTTACTCTGGATGACATTTTTGTGGGAAACATCTCTTCCCAGCAAATGCTATACTTCATTCCACTGGGTTTCTTAGAAGTGAAATATTGTATTAGTCATTGCCATGCAGCCCGCTGTCGTCAGGTGTCTGATAGGGAGGAAAAGAATGGAAGCCAGTATGTCCTTGCGGAAGTCTGCTTGGCACAGGCCGGAGGTGACAGTGTCTGCCACTCTTGAGGGAAACTCAGCTGTCTCATGACTAGCTGTCTTCTCCTCACTTCCTCGAGGACTTTCTTCTGAATAGACACTCGTCTAACCTGTACTTTTTGCCCACCCAGGTGGCGattcactttttatttatgtatattctGCTACGGAATTAGATTTCTCTGGTCGGTGAGTCTGAACTTCTCTTGTCTTCCGATTGGGTGCTAATCATGCATAGATCTCCAGATATGAGAGCAAAGTCCTTTACGTCTAGATTTTTCCCTAAGTGCTCTTCCTCTTGTGCCGGTACACTACTAGATTGTCTTCTGTCCAGGCCTGACTTCAGTAACCTCTTGACCCCGCCTGTCATGACCAATTAAATTGGAACAGTACTTAATGGTTCACAAACTACTTACCAGAAATCCTGAAATGGGATCAGTTTCACCCGCCAGTGGATGAAACATGTAATTCTCTCTTTTCACTTGTTCAGAGTCCAAGAATTGCAGGCCTTTGTGATTCCCGATTGGTTATCTGCCCCTGTACTATATGATTTCTCTCTAAATGATGTGATCATACTTCAAAGTAAAGGGAATCAGACACCAGGCAGAACTGGGGTTTTAATACCACTCCCTCCGTATGTGGCAGAGTCCAAAAGAAAATCCTCATCAAGGATGTGAAAGGTACAGAACAACATGACCGACCAGTCTGACCTTACTAACGTTCTGGCCAGTCCTTGGGACACTATACCAAGAGCTATGAATACATCTATTTTTGAAGCATACACAGACATCCAAAATAGACCATGTTCTGGACCATAAGCTGCAGAGCATTGATGCCTTACAAAATACATTCTCTCATACTTACCTGGCTGGGAGATGCCATGACCACGAAGGTGGTTTTCCCCGGGGCGAGGCTTATCCACTGCACTCTGGGCGTGCTGACCCTGCGATCTCCCCAATATGGGAAACACGACTGCATAATGTGTGGTAGAGGGGGCTGCGTAACTTactaattatatgtgtatattctCTGACCATATTGaaatcattttagaaataaataatcaTAAGGTAATACAGAATGTATTTGCAAGTTAACTCTTAATTGTaagggaaattagaaaatatctTTAATTATGTTGAAAATGTATTAAACCGTGTGTGATACTGCTAAAGCAAACTAAAAATTTTATATCATAAAAGAAGGATTTAAGTCAGTAATCTAGGTTTCTACTTTCTAACCTAGACAAAGAATAAAGTACACCCAAAGAAAGTTACaggaagaaaatgtagaaattcaTGAGCTAGGCATTAGACAGTTGGTAAAATAAAGCCAAAAATCAGGTCTCTGAAGAGTTTGATTAAAATTGGTAATAGCCtattgttgcagtcatttgaagagtaaactaataaatgaaagatctttctaagtctgcctttcaactaaataaacaaaggtttttttaaaaaaaaaaataggacccggcacagtcgcttacaggctgaagtcctcacctagtatgcgccaagatcccatatggacatcagttctgcacttgatcttagccaaaaggccaggaAGCGATGGgtgtgggttctaatcccagcagctccacttcccatccagctccctgcctgtgtcctgggaaagcagtcgaggacagcccaaagccttgggaccctgtacccacgtgggagacccagaagaagctcctggctcctggctttggatcggctcagttccagtgttgcggccgcttggggagtgaatcattggacggaagatcttcctctctgtgtatctgactttgcaataaaaaatcaataattttttttttaagaagtggcAGGGCCCAGTTGCCTGGCCCATGCTCTCTGAGGCGTGATatctggggctggatcagaagcaacggcttaacttgctgtgccccaacacctgcccctgctgtgctcctttaagattgatttgtttcaaaggcagtgtAACACGGAAGAGGAAGAGACCAGAGAGGGATTTTTTCATTCCCTGGTTCAGCCAGGTCTGGCCCAGacccaagccagaagcctggaactctttGTACGCATATTGAGTGGCCagtatctgttgctttcccacgcacattagcaaggaagtggatgggaagcagagtagccagtttgcaaaccagcactccagtatgggatgcagatatTGCAAACAATGGGTTAGCTTGCTGTACAGCAATGCCAGCCCTGTATTATTGAATGGTCTCACTGtcttcctgcttccccaattTTTATATCCCAGGTAGTAATAGTCTTCTATTTATAGTAACATTtccttggggccagcactgtggcagagtaAGCTAACCCTCACCTTTGGTAtcgtcatcccatatgggcgccagtttggaTCCAATGtagctccccacttatggcctgggaggcccTGCACCCTTAtgagggacccggaagaagctctaggcttctggcttcagaccaacccagctcaggccatgtggccatttgtctgtccttctctctctaactgtctttcaaatcaaaataaattaatctttaaacacacacactcacacttgcaGAAGAAAAATCTAACCATTTTTTTGATCCTTTAGAGATTCCCAGATCTGTCAAGgcaattctttcttctgtctgttgCTGCTAGCATGGAGAGAAGCATACAAGGCGTACAGGACACACAGGGTGTACAGGACATAGAGGGCATAAGGTTGTACAGGGCACACAGGGTGTACAGGACACACAGGGTGCACAGGACATAGAGGGTATAAGATTGTACAGGGCACACAGGGTGTACAGGGCACAGGGTGTACAGGACACACAGGTTGTACAGGGCACACAGGGTGTACAGGGCACACAGGGTGTACAGGGCATACAGGGTGTACAGGACACACAGGGTGTACAGGGCACACAGGGTGTACAGGACACACAGGGTATACAGGGCATAGAGGGCACACAGGACACACAGGGTGTACAGGACAAGCGGGAGGTCTTGAAGCAGGGCAACTGGGAATCCTGAGACTAACCTGCATTATCTGTTCTCTTTTTAGTCACCTTGGTTCTGGGACACCCGGCAGTGCTGGCATAGCTATCCATATCAGGTAAAATCTGAGccatgaagttcatggaaaatacatgttaaaaaatcaatgcatgaccagagagggtatacctaagaagccgttgaacttgactggacaataagatgctggactctatgtttggtatacgcttgcaatgggggaatctcaactgaacttgagctgtggttatgcaacaaggtggaggaatccaccatggtgggagggtttggggaggggtggggagaacccaagtatctatgtaactgtgtcacataatacaatctaattaatgaagttaaataataaatttaaaaaaaaaaataaatcttgaaaaaaagtaaaaaaaatcaatgcatggatttcaaaagtttttgtattgaaatgattttatttcccTGTATATGTGTACAGAGTGGGGTGGGTAGAATGCGTTGCCAACCAAGGACAGATGGCATTCCCCCAGGCATGTCCAGGGCACCATAGCAGTGAAATCCAGGGAGCTTTTTGTTGCAAGTTCCCCATTAGGGCTGGGAAGAAAAGTAGTTTTCCCTGCATGTAATGAGGTACTTTCTGGCAGCGTGTCCTGTTTATATATCAATGCCAATTTATCCTTCTCTTAAGTGCATCCTGGTTCTAACCTGTGCCAGACAAATGTGAAAGAACTATCAGAGCAGTGGGAAAGCAAGGCCTGAGTGTATTTAATTGCTTGAAAAGCACTAACTAGATCTATTGATGGATTGTGCTCTAATATGAAATAACCATATCTCATCTGCTAGAGAGGAATACTAAGAGGGTGTGTGTAGGAGCAAAGATATTTACAATGTTCACACTatccaaaatcccagagctcttGGGAAGTGCTGGGGCGGAGAGATGTCTGTGACTGGGAAGGTGCTGGTCCTGCAAGACGGAGGAAGTGGTGCCGATGGACAGTGCCTTCGACTGTAACTACTGTTTTCTCTCTTCCAGCCTCTTTCAAATGGACTTTACTACTATTATGTCATGGAATTGGCCTTCTATTGGTCTCTTATGTTCTCTCAATTTATAGACATTAAAAGAAAGGTAAGAACCGGAATCCCCTCAGCGCCTCAACTTTGAGCATCCTCCTCTATAGCAGCCATTGTGACAGGTGTCCTCGCCGATGAGCCCAccaggagggagaggggtggggggtgtTAGGGTCGGACAGTGTTCCCAGGAAGGAAGCTCACTTAATGATCCAGTCTGTCTGTAACAGTCCAGGCTGGCCAGGATGAGGGCGTTAAGCGGCAGAGAGATACGCTGCTTCTGCTGCATGCTCCTCAGGGCTCTGCCGTATGTAGAGCTCAGAAAATGAGCCAAGACTTCGATATCAAGGCCTGATTCTACAAAAGTTGCATCTGGTGTTTGTGTGACACTGGGTGACAGACACACATGTCTTTTTCTCCtcccttttcatttatttcacttattcAAAGAATGTCAACTGGAAGGGATGTTACAATTTGTTTCAGAAACAAAGTTCCAAAGAAGTGAATTGACTTGCCCGTACAATTagttataattaatttttaaaatgtagttacttatttgaaatacaaagttgCAGAGCTGAAGGAGGGAGGCAAACAGAGATCCATCCACTGTtgatctactggctcacttcctaaaagGCTACACCAGCCAGGGACATGCCAGCCTGGAGCTCccttctgggtggcaggggccatctcCGCTTTCCCAGACGTGTTAACAgcaatctggatcagaagtgggcccgccagaactcaaaccagcgctcatatgagatgccatcctcacaggcagtggcttagcattTACACTGCAAATGTTCGGCGCctcaaaatgttttgaattttctATAACTAGACATAAAGGGCAGAGTctctactttttcctttttttaaatttttcatttttgaattttatgtgcaattctgtagagtctggaactgcccctccactcccacccccgGCTGAGTTTGCCCATGTCATGACACTGGCACAGCCCACACCTAAAGCAGTTGCAGACACTCTAAGTCTAACCTGTCACTAACTCCCGATTACCTTAGAGGAGGACTGTTAGTATTAAAGACATTTGATAACCAGTTCCGACACCGCTCATTATCCGAAGTCAGGGAACACACATcctattaaaattttgttttactacGTGTCATATAAAAAAGTTTGAAATGTatgtatgaattttaaaacatagaCTGTATACTTGTAAGATCATCAGTAAAGATCTAGAGCATCATTAATACCATTATATATGCATGGAGAGCACAGGCTTCTCACCTACTTTCTCTCACCTTCTGCCTCTCACAGGGCTCAGAAGTATTCAACACTTATCTCGGGTAACTCGACTATCTATAGGTTTTTCTAGATCTGACCTTGGCATTTGAATCCAAAACGTAATTGGAGTCTTAAATCTGAAagcagagggcccagcgcagtagcctaagtactaaagtcctcatcttacaccaggatcccatatgggcaccacttttcttctttttttttttttttacaatctttacatacttaattagggcacaaagggtcaaaggctacaggaaagtgggtgagaccattgtttccacattgttttttctaTATCCGGGGTAAAGGggaagataaaaggagaagccccacccagcctcccacccatcccagatccccgatgtggagcatgctccgagggtcttgttcaagtggttttgatagttcaacagttatgaattgctgccaatcttgccatttcaAGCACGATaaagtcactgcagaatccattgattgacgtAGTCCagcttagagtcttcatttgcccagtttttcactgccaacatatggctggggtagctggttgatttgttctgtcctctgttgtggtgccaggtgtcctctgcaggttccgatagactgccatatcctccatgtgcaccgggttatgctgtccactgctcagtccaagcctctgaggaggctcggctctggcacttgcactccatggcagatcatggaacctgcccttctcttcatggttaggattctgagtccagcagttcgattggggagatccccaaccagaccagattcttgtgtgtacttgcaagtacagggcccagcatagtctatcgccccaatcagctggttgttgcaattgctgggtcggttatgtttccagccctgtcttccactggaaccagtgggtgttgcagtgcagcctggttctgcccagcacacactcagccctcacataaaccagtgggagctgcagcctagttggagtgacccaaaataacccccaccaggcccaccccctgccctggttcctgtgtttgcccaTATGTACCacagactagtctagtctgtcccacagcccattcggctcttatacatgtcaataggcattgaagcctagttcaacccaaccagctccactgtgcagcccacacacatgctggtggttgccgttctgtccagccacccctgccccagtcctggttttcatgctcgccagtgggagtggtaacccaagagggaggtgcccactatttccttactgggccactcctggatcatgcactctctgGGTGGTTCTGTagttaacttgacagattagccactggtgccagcatctgatatctggtgctgcggcaaagcccaaccaaccctcacccattctgctttatgtttgcaccagtagggacagtcaaccaagcctggctcttccctgatctggctaacatgaggcccacaggtgttgtagccctgcccggtctggtgTGCCCCATcctaactcatgctctccagtgggcgaggtgttccagcaggggggccctccaaattccccctaccagctttaccccctccctccctggttcctactagTTGGGCGCTGcggcccagtctagcatggcccacctcacttcagcatttgctagtgggtgctgtagcctggcccagcccggcccacccccaattccagctggtggggcaccagttctaattccggtggccctgctccccacccagctccctgcctgtggcctgggaaagcagtcaaggatggcccaaagccttgggaccctgcacctgcatggaagacctggaagaggttcctggctcctggctttggattggctcagctctggctgttgcagccacttggggagtgaatcaacagatggaaggtcttcctctctgtctctcctttctgtatacctgcctttacaattgaaaaaaatggatcttgggaaaaaaaatctgaaagcagGAAGTGCTTTGCAGTAAGATGGAGCGTTTAACTAAAAAGCATTTATCTAGAACTTTGTGGAAGAGTTTAGCATTGCTCCTTTGCAGACACTTCCTTTCTCTCGTATCCCTTCAGTTGAAATGTCTTCCGTTAAAGCCAGAAAGCTTTAGCATCTCAGGGACATGTAAGCCTTGTGTGTTCCTGCACCGCCTGGGGGAGTCCTCCCACGTGTCAGCTCAGCATGCGTGCTCTGCAGATTCTGCAGTGATCAGAGAAAACCGCTCTGCTGGGTGCTTCGGGTGTGCTAGCACAGACTGGGTCAGTCACTGGAGGGATGCTGGCTTAAATGCCAGGCGGCTTCTTCAGGGAGAACGTAATCAAAGTGGACCCTGTGAGGGGTAGTGGTCAGACTCTCAGAGTAATGCAAGCTGGCCTAGCTGGCATTGCCACAACTTTGCCCTTAGCTCACGCAGTCCCTTTCCTTCCTAGGACTTCCTGCTTATGTTTGTGCATCATCTGGCCACTATTGGGCTTATCACCTTCTCCTACATCAACAACATGGTCCGGGTGGGAACTCTGGTCATGTGTCTGCATGATGCCTCAGACTTCTTGCTGGAGGTAAGAATCTAACTTTCTATCCGCTTCTTCCTTTGTGAGAACTGACCCTCGTCCCAACTCAGTTCTCTTCCTTTTCACAGGCAGCTAAGCTGGCAAATTATGCCAAGTATCAGCGACTGTGTGACACCCTCTTCGTGATCTTCGGTGCTGTTTTTGTGGTCACTCGTCTAGCAATCTATCCAGCCTGGTAGGTGGCATGCCTTTGGAGCTGTTAGGTATGTGGTTAACAGGAAGCCGGAACCCTGGTGTCCTACTGCTTCCTTGGCCTAAGTCAGCCCTTTGTAGAACTCTCCCAGGACCCCCGCCGCCTTCCACAAGGCTCCCGACTCAGGGGAGCAGTTCACTGGCTTTCGGCTTTCCTGATTCCTTTCTGGGGGACAGTGCTCCTGTTCTGTCTGAGTCATCCCTTTGCCTTTTGCACTGATTACAAAATGCTTGGACTCTTTTCACTCATGATGTGCCTGCTGTATACCCATTTTCTCACCctgaccaacacacacacagatgatgatgataatgatgaaggcaaaatgacagagatcttccatctgttggcttcgTCCCCAAATGGCCCCGACAGTCAgggcgggccaggccaaagccagggacctggaactccattctggtctccatgtggatggcagggacccaaagatgtgggccgtcttctgctgccttcccaggtacgttagctgGGAATTGTATCAGAAGCAgtgtagccagaactcaaaccactgCTCCAAGATGGGCTGCAGATGTTGTAAAGAGCGGCTGCCCACTGTGACACACAGTTGTACAGCCACCACCAGTTCATGCTGTAGTCAGTGACCCTTTGAGGTGCAGACTGCTTAATCTCAGGAAATCTGCTATCTACTGTCTTGCATATACTAGATCTGAAACTGCCTGTTGGAAGTGACTGACTGTGACTTTATCAGTTCATAAGAGTTGTAGCTCCTGtgttcttaaaaatagaaaaccccccagtctccttcctttctttatcctttctcACTGTGTATAAATAACCCTGGAATTCAACTGATTTAAGCTATGGGAGAGGTGCACACAGGTCCCTTTCTCCCAGGGAGTGCCACCTCTTTCCTGTCTGCCCAGCTTTAACCTTGGAATCTGACAATTGACTTCTCTTCCAGGATTCTGAACACGACCCTCTTTGAGAGTTGGGAGATGATCGGGCCCTATCCTTCCTGGTGGCTCTTCAATGGCCTGCTCCTGGTCCTACAGGTTCTGCATATCGTCTGGTCCTACCTAATTGCACGAATTGCTTTCAAAGCCTTTATCCGAGGAAAGGTGAGAATGCAGGATGGTTTCTTCGGGCTGTGTGGGAAGATGGGCGTTAGCCAACAGGCTGTCTTGCCGTCTGGCCTTGTGATTCCCATCTGGACAGGCAAGCCTAGCAGAAAGCCGAGGGTTCCAGAGTGTTTGCCCTTGAATGTTTATGAATGTTGCAAGAAGAAGGATCCATCAT contains:
- the CERS5 gene encoding ceramide synthase 5 isoform X1, which codes for MATAAAGALGLLWGWLWSERFWLPQNVSWADLEGPGDGDGYPRARHILSVFPLAAGVFSVRLLFERFIAKPCALHVGIEDGGPALVPSNAILEKVFVSITKYPDEQRLQGLAKQLDWDVRKIQCWFRHRRNQDKPPTLTKFCESMWRFTFYLCIFCYGIRFLWSSPWFWDTRQCWHSYPYQPLSNGLYYYYVMELAFYWSLMFSQFIDIKRKDFLLMFVHHLATIGLITFSYINNMVRVGTLVMCLHDASDFLLEAAKLANYAKYQRLCDTLFVIFGAVFVVTRLAIYPAWILNTTLFESWEMIGPYPSWWLFNGLLLVLQVLHIVWSYLIARIAFKAFIRGKVSKDDRSDVESSSEEEDVATCTKGPCGSSSSNGANCVNGHMGGSHWAEE
- the CERS5 gene encoding ceramide synthase 5 isoform X2 gives rise to the protein MATAAAGALGLLWGWLWSERFWLPQNVSWADLEGPGDGDGYPRARHILSVFPLAAGVFSVRLLFERFIAKPCALHVGIEDGGPALVPSNAILEKVFVSITKYPDEQRLQGLAKQLDWDVRKIQCWFRHRRNQDKPPTLTKFCESMWRFTFYLCIFCYGIRFLWSSPWFWDTRQCWHSYPYQPLSNGLYYYYVMELAFYWSLMFSQFIDIKRKDFLLMFVHHLATIGLITFSYINNMVRVGTLVMCLHDASDFLLEAAKLANYAKYQRLCDTLFVIFGAVFVVTRLAIYPAWILNTTLFESWEMIGPYPSWWLFNGLLLVLQVLHIVWSYLIARIAFKAFIRGKVACPGRIRPRLCTLHSFLTSFLFSMPAGSWTVPSLACVQG
- the CERS5 gene encoding ceramide synthase 5 isoform X3; the protein is MSEKSSAGFATGGTRTSRQRSPSSVKACRWRFTFYLCIFCYGIRFLWSSPWFWDTRQCWHSYPYQPLSNGLYYYYVMELAFYWSLMFSQFIDIKRKDFLLMFVHHLATIGLITFSYINNMVRVGTLVMCLHDASDFLLEAAKLANYAKYQRLCDTLFVIFGAVFVVTRLAIYPAWILNTTLFESWEMIGPYPSWWLFNGLLLVLQVLHIVWSYLIARIAFKAFIRGKVSKDDRSDVESSSEEEDVATCTKGPCGSSSSNGANCVNGHMGGSHWAEE